One window from the genome of Cyclobacterium amurskyense encodes:
- a CDS encoding PorP/SprF family type IX secretion system membrane protein: protein MNTVFLTIVLLTTGFHAYGQDPQYSQYYAAPLYLNPAFAGAELATRVGVNYRNQWPGLEANFSTFSAYGDTYVEDYNIGVGFLVTNDTEGVSGLQSTHISGILSYELKLADNLYFKPGFQASYMRRDVGFYENLVFANQINPADPFGPILPGNDIPGLGDPVNFFSVSFGGLVFTDNFWFGLSTHHINQPNQSFLDESFSRLPVKYSIHTGYRISLGRGSPRNDFTHTYKERYFTPTINYKRQGPFEQLDLGGYFYFEPIVLGFWYRGLPYKPVEKQSNRDAVVLMVGFNLPTGLNIGYSFDYTVSKLGIQSGGAHEISLSYIFPPKNPGAPRKRDTILPCPKF from the coding sequence ATAAATACAGTTTTTTTAACCATAGTGCTATTGACCACTGGATTTCATGCCTATGGTCAGGATCCTCAATATAGTCAATACTATGCTGCTCCACTCTACCTTAACCCTGCCTTTGCAGGTGCAGAACTTGCTACCAGAGTTGGTGTGAATTACCGGAACCAATGGCCGGGGCTGGAAGCCAATTTCTCTACTTTCTCTGCTTATGGAGACACCTATGTGGAAGATTACAACATAGGTGTTGGCTTTTTGGTTACAAATGACACAGAAGGAGTTTCAGGGCTGCAGTCTACCCATATTTCCGGTATTTTATCTTATGAGCTTAAACTAGCAGACAACTTGTATTTCAAACCAGGTTTTCAGGCAAGCTATATGCGCCGGGACGTAGGCTTTTATGAAAACCTCGTCTTTGCCAATCAAATAAACCCTGCCGACCCATTTGGCCCTATTCTACCTGGAAATGACATCCCTGGACTTGGCGATCCGGTAAATTTTTTCTCAGTTTCGTTTGGAGGGCTTGTATTTACTGATAATTTTTGGTTTGGTCTTTCTACCCACCATATAAATCAACCCAATCAAAGTTTTTTGGACGAGAGTTTCAGCCGATTACCTGTTAAGTACTCCATTCACACCGGCTACCGAATTTCATTAGGAAGAGGCTCGCCTAGAAATGATTTTACACATACCTACAAAGAGAGGTATTTTACCCCAACCATCAATTATAAACGACAGGGCCCATTTGAGCAACTTGACCTTGGTGGGTACTTTTATTTTGAACCAATTGTGCTTGGCTTTTGGTATAGAGGACTTCCATATAAGCCTGTAGAAAAACAAAGCAACAGGGATGCTGTAGTTCTAATGGTCGGATTTAATTTGCCTACAGGGCTAAATATTGGGTATAGCTTTGACTATACTGTATCTAAGCTAGGCATTCAGTCCGGTGGTGCACATGAAATCAGTCTTTCCTATATTTTCCCTCCAAAAAACCCTGGCGCTCCAAGAAAAAGAGACACCATACTGCCATGTCCTAAATTTTAA
- a CDS encoding phytanoyl-CoA dioxygenase family protein, giving the protein MNEHLQKMGVSSDLLSKEEQQFLRKNGYLNLGKLLSDESLHKIRLRINEILEEEGENAGSELMQSPSIRHPKESGATRLGDLVNKGAAFDIFYTQPKVLAAISLVLGDQFKLSSLNYRAALPGAGLQKLHVDWPESIQNMNYMVCNSIWLLDDFYKENGATRVVPGTHLQPKLPAESMNDPMDSHPDEKIIVAEAGSVVIFNSHTWHGGTTNHTSQPRRAIHSYFCKRDQVQQTNQSQFIKKNTLDRISVDAAYVLGLEET; this is encoded by the coding sequence ATGAATGAACATCTCCAAAAAATGGGCGTTTCTTCAGATTTGCTTTCGAAAGAGGAACAACAATTTTTAAGAAAAAACGGATACCTTAACCTTGGTAAGTTACTTTCAGATGAGAGCCTACATAAAATAAGGCTTCGTATAAACGAAATACTTGAAGAAGAGGGTGAAAATGCCGGGTCGGAATTGATGCAATCTCCCAGTATCCGGCATCCAAAGGAGTCAGGAGCCACAAGATTAGGTGACCTGGTAAACAAAGGTGCTGCCTTTGACATCTTCTATACTCAGCCCAAAGTATTGGCAGCCATCAGCCTGGTTCTTGGTGACCAGTTCAAGCTTTCTTCACTCAATTATAGAGCAGCACTCCCTGGTGCAGGCTTACAAAAACTACATGTGGATTGGCCCGAATCCATTCAAAACATGAATTATATGGTTTGTAATTCGATCTGGTTATTGGATGACTTTTATAAGGAAAATGGTGCTACCAGAGTAGTTCCAGGCACTCATTTACAACCCAAATTACCCGCCGAGTCCATGAATGACCCAATGGATTCACATCCCGATGAGAAAATAATAGTAGCCGAAGCAGGTTCTGTAGTCATTTTCAATTCCCACACCTGGCACGGCGGCACCACCAACCATACCTCCCAACCAAGAAGGGCAATCCATAGTTATTTTTGTAAAAGAGATCAAGTCCAACAAACCAACCAAAGCCAATTTATAAAGAAAAACACGCTTGATCGAATTTCAGTTGATGCCGCTTACGTTTTAGGGCTAGAAGAAACTTAG
- a CDS encoding M48 family metallopeptidase — protein MDQETIKYLLLLVVSFNYVFEKIINYLNVNKKTEAIPSTLQGYLDADKLKEAKAYQKAGYQFGLITGTLTFVITLLLIGFGLFGWLDEWLRQYIQNPILLTLCYFGIVFIGSDIFSIPFDYYQTFKIENDFGFNTSSVKTFFMDKLKGYLLSIIIGGGLLATLLWLILELGQDFWWIFWIVASLFMLLANLFYTGLILPLFNKLTPLEDGELKEAITSYSNSVGFSLKNVFVMDGSKRSSKANAFFSGFGKRKKVVLFDTLIAQHTQEELVAVLAHEIGHYKKGHIKSGLVAGVIQTGLILYILSLFVFSEPLSLALGGSQMAVHLNIIGFSMLFTPISMIIGIGMNYLSRKNEFEADNFAKTTYSGPPLATALKTLSVKTLSDIHPHPLYVFINYSHPPLLKRLEKLE, from the coding sequence ATGGACCAAGAGACAATCAAATACCTACTGCTTCTGGTAGTAAGTTTTAATTATGTATTTGAAAAAATCATAAACTACCTCAATGTCAACAAAAAAACCGAGGCAATACCCTCTACCCTTCAAGGCTATCTTGATGCTGACAAATTAAAAGAAGCCAAAGCCTATCAGAAAGCAGGCTACCAATTTGGCTTGATTACGGGCACCCTTACATTTGTAATTACCTTATTATTGATCGGGTTTGGCCTATTCGGATGGTTGGACGAGTGGCTCAGGCAGTACATTCAAAACCCAATATTACTCACACTTTGTTATTTTGGAATTGTTTTCATAGGCTCAGATATCTTTTCTATTCCATTTGACTATTACCAAACATTTAAAATAGAAAATGACTTTGGCTTCAATACCAGTTCCGTAAAAACATTTTTCATGGATAAGTTAAAGGGCTATCTCCTTTCCATCATTATTGGAGGGGGCTTACTTGCAACTCTACTTTGGCTCATCCTTGAATTGGGTCAGGATTTCTGGTGGATTTTCTGGATCGTAGCCTCTCTATTTATGCTTTTGGCCAACTTATTTTATACCGGCTTGATTCTGCCTTTATTCAATAAACTTACTCCATTAGAAGATGGTGAATTGAAAGAGGCCATTACTTCTTACTCCAACTCAGTGGGCTTCTCATTGAAAAATGTATTTGTAATGGATGGCAGTAAACGTTCTTCAAAAGCCAACGCATTTTTTTCCGGTTTTGGCAAAAGAAAGAAAGTAGTGCTTTTCGACACTTTAATAGCCCAGCATACGCAGGAAGAACTGGTAGCCGTATTGGCCCATGAAATCGGTCATTATAAAAAAGGTCATATAAAATCCGGACTGGTGGCAGGAGTTATTCAAACAGGATTAATTCTTTATATCCTCTCACTATTTGTATTCAGCGAACCTTTGAGTTTGGCACTTGGGGGGAGTCAAATGGCAGTACACCTCAATATTATTGGTTTTTCCATGTTATTTACGCCTATATCTATGATTATAGGAATTGGAATGAATTATTTGAGTCGGAAAAATGAATTTGAGGCAGATAATTTTGCGAAAACCACTTACAGCGGTCCTCCCCTTGCTACTGCATTGAAAACCCTTTCGGTAAAAACACTTTCAGACATCCATCCACACCCTCTATATGTGTTTATCAATTATTCACACCCTCCACTATTGAAAAGATTGGAGAAACTTGAATAA
- a CDS encoding polyprenyl synthetase family protein produces MNQDLKQIQAPIATEMADFEKKFRSFMQSKVKLLDHITQYIVRRKGKQMRPMFVFLTAGVSGNISESTYRGAALIELLHTATLVHDDVVDDANYRRGFFSINALWKNKIAVLVGDYLLSRGLLLSVDNGDFELLKIVSNAVQEMSEGELLQISKARKLDITEEVYYTIIRQKTASLIASCCAVGAATAGSSEENIEKMRLFGEKVGMAFQIKDDLFDYGEDVVGKPVGIDIKEKKMTLPLIYALQNASWVDRKKIIFKIRNKSENKGTINEIIDFVKKSGGLEYAQKIMNNYYQEALSLLENFPESPFKNSLETLVTYTIERKK; encoded by the coding sequence ATGAACCAAGATTTAAAGCAGATACAGGCCCCGATAGCCACTGAGATGGCTGATTTCGAAAAGAAGTTCCGCTCTTTTATGCAGAGCAAGGTGAAATTATTGGACCATATTACCCAATATATTGTCCGTAGAAAAGGAAAGCAAATGCGTCCGATGTTTGTCTTTTTAACTGCAGGAGTAAGTGGCAATATTTCAGAATCAACCTACAGAGGAGCGGCTTTAATAGAATTATTGCACACGGCCACACTCGTGCATGATGATGTGGTGGATGATGCCAACTACAGGCGGGGATTTTTCTCTATCAATGCCCTGTGGAAGAATAAAATTGCTGTCCTCGTGGGAGATTATTTACTCTCAAGAGGCCTGCTACTTAGTGTGGACAATGGTGATTTTGAACTACTTAAAATCGTTTCCAATGCCGTACAGGAAATGAGCGAAGGTGAACTTTTACAAATCTCCAAGGCCCGTAAACTGGACATTACCGAAGAAGTATATTATACAATTATCCGACAAAAAACAGCAAGCCTGATAGCTTCATGCTGTGCTGTAGGAGCTGCTACTGCTGGATCCAGTGAGGAAAATATTGAGAAAATGAGACTCTTTGGCGAAAAAGTGGGAATGGCCTTTCAAATCAAAGATGACCTTTTTGATTATGGAGAAGACGTTGTCGGTAAACCTGTAGGGATTGATATCAAAGAGAAAAAAATGACACTTCCACTCATCTATGCACTCCAAAATGCAAGCTGGGTAGATAGGAAAAAAATCATTTTTAAGATCCGGAATAAAAGTGAGAATAAAGGCACCATCAATGAAATTATAGATTTTGTTAAAAAATCTGGTGGACTGGAATACGCTCAAAAAATAATGAACAATTATTACCAAGAAGCATTGTCCTTACTAGAAAACTTCCCGGAGTCCCCTTTTAAAAATTCTTTGGAAACCTTGGTAACTTACACCATCGAAAGAAAAAAATAG
- a CDS encoding NAD(P)H-dependent glycerol-3-phosphate dehydrogenase yields MNWRKSSENKPIGVIGIGSFGTAISNLLAEKNNVLVYARDEAVVEAINKTHMVKNRKLAPSIRATTDPEMVCDSCNVMFPMIPSSAFREVMIRFAPYLHPYHFLIHGTKGLSLNLPEGKDLGNIKKIRRKNICTMSEVIMEETVVERIGCLAGPNLAKELLENQPGATVIASRYNEVIREGQQLLRSDNFQVYGNSDIIGVELSGVLKNIIAIASGALSGLGLGDNAKGLLISRGMVELVYLGKAMGGSTKSFLGLAGVGDLVTTCNSTLSRNYTLGFRLAKGEKLTDIVADMEEVAEGVNTVKLIKLFLESTDLRAPITENLYKVLFEDLKVEAALQYLMKFPIYTDIDFFD; encoded by the coding sequence ATGAATTGGAGAAAATCATCTGAAAATAAACCGATTGGGGTAATTGGGATCGGTAGTTTCGGAACGGCTATTTCCAATTTACTGGCTGAAAAAAACAATGTGTTGGTATATGCTAGGGATGAAGCGGTAGTCGAAGCCATCAATAAAACCCATATGGTCAAAAACCGAAAGTTGGCCCCAAGTATAAGGGCGACCACTGATCCGGAGATGGTATGTGATTCTTGCAATGTCATGTTTCCAATGATCCCCTCATCCGCGTTTCGAGAAGTAATGATAAGGTTTGCTCCCTATCTACATCCTTATCATTTTTTAATTCATGGGACCAAAGGACTGTCTCTCAATCTGCCAGAGGGTAAGGATCTGGGGAATATCAAAAAAATAAGACGTAAAAATATTTGTACCATGAGCGAAGTGATCATGGAAGAAACGGTAGTGGAAAGAATAGGATGCTTGGCAGGCCCAAATTTGGCCAAGGAGCTTTTAGAGAATCAACCTGGGGCCACGGTGATAGCAAGTAGGTACAATGAGGTAATTCGAGAAGGACAGCAGCTTTTGCGATCCGATAATTTTCAAGTTTATGGAAATTCTGACATTATCGGTGTTGAGCTTTCAGGCGTGTTGAAAAATATCATAGCCATTGCCTCTGGTGCCTTGTCAGGACTTGGACTTGGCGACAATGCCAAAGGACTTTTGATCTCAAGGGGAATGGTAGAACTGGTTTACCTAGGCAAAGCCATGGGAGGTAGCACCAAATCCTTTTTAGGACTAGCAGGCGTAGGAGACCTTGTGACCACCTGTAATTCCACACTCTCTAGAAATTACACTTTGGGATTTAGGCTGGCCAAAGGAGAAAAACTTACCGATATAGTGGCAGATATGGAAGAAGTGGCTGAGGGGGTAAATACTGTTAAATTGATAAAGTTGTTTTTAGAGTCTACAGATTTACGAGCCCCCATCACAGAAAACCTTTATAAGGTCTTGTTTGAAGATTTAAAAGTGGAGGCAGCCCTTCAATACCTGATGAAGTTCCCAATCTATACCGATATCGATTTTTTTGATTAG
- a CDS encoding metallophosphoesterase, with the protein MILRLNTLVIVGLLALCFSCVEKEQQPFSFVQLCDTQLGMGGYEHDIMTFKQAVVQINELNPDFAVICGDLVHNATDSSYSDFLDIMETLKVPCHLAPGNHDVGNVPNDTTLSFYRKTIGKDYFDFQNKGYSFIVTNTQLWKVDIGDESAKQDQWFEETLKIQEAKELPIFVIGHYPIFLENPEEEEKYYNIPPIKRKWILDLFKSNNVLAYLSGHTHKLLVNNYENIQFVSGETTSKNFDERPYGFRLWDVSSDTIQHQFVPLNLPQEK; encoded by the coding sequence ATGATTTTGCGTTTGAATACCCTCGTTATTGTTGGGCTACTTGCTTTATGTTTTTCTTGTGTTGAAAAAGAGCAGCAGCCCTTTAGTTTTGTACAGTTGTGTGATACACAGCTAGGAATGGGTGGTTATGAGCATGACATTATGACATTCAAGCAGGCAGTTGTACAGATAAATGAGCTCAATCCTGACTTCGCCGTAATCTGCGGTGATCTGGTTCACAATGCAACTGACAGTTCCTATTCAGATTTTCTGGACATTATGGAGACACTAAAAGTGCCCTGCCATTTGGCACCCGGAAATCATGATGTTGGAAACGTGCCCAATGATACAACACTAAGTTTTTACAGAAAAACCATAGGGAAGGATTATTTCGATTTTCAAAACAAAGGATATTCGTTTATTGTGACCAATACCCAATTATGGAAAGTCGATATAGGGGATGAATCAGCTAAACAGGACCAATGGTTTGAAGAGACCCTTAAAATTCAGGAAGCTAAAGAACTTCCCATATTCGTTATTGGGCACTATCCTATTTTCCTGGAAAATCCGGAGGAAGAAGAGAAATATTACAATATACCTCCAATTAAACGCAAATGGATTTTAGATTTGTTTAAAAGCAATAATGTTTTGGCGTATTTGTCTGGACATACGCATAAATTGTTGGTTAACAATTATGAAAACATTCAGTTTGTAAGTGGTGAAACTACCAGTAAGAATTTCGACGAAAGACCTTATGGATTTAGGCTTTGGGATGTTTCTTCCGACACTATTCAACATCAATTCGTTCCTTTAAACCTCCCGCAAGAAAAGTAA
- a CDS encoding TIGR01777 family oxidoreductase, with the protein MSKVLIFGGTGFIGLSLANHLKEKGLVPILIARHKPDPSIKHEFREWDAVTLEEWVEDLNNAKAIVNLTGKTVDCIKTPENCDVILRSRVDSTKIIGEAIKKIEHPPKVWVQMSTAHIYGDPPSQVCTESSSTGYGLAPFVGKAWEKAFLHALPKNIRGVRLRTSFVIGRNGGALKSLKQIAKLGLGGKVGTGRQGMSWIHEYDMNELIYQSISNEKYTGMYIASAPNPVSNTEFMKLLRKKLGLSIGLSAPEFMVRLGAKLIFKTDPELALYGRYVKSEKLQSEGFIFKFPELEKALNDLL; encoded by the coding sequence ATGAGTAAGGTGTTAATTTTTGGAGGAACTGGATTTATAGGCTTAAGTCTTGCAAATCATTTAAAAGAAAAAGGATTAGTCCCTATTTTAATTGCTAGGCATAAACCTGATCCATCTATTAAACATGAATTTCGAGAATGGGATGCCGTTACGTTGGAGGAATGGGTTGAGGACTTAAACAATGCCAAGGCAATTGTAAATCTGACAGGTAAAACTGTTGACTGCATCAAAACTCCGGAAAACTGTGATGTGATTCTTAGGTCAAGAGTAGATTCTACAAAAATTATCGGAGAGGCAATTAAAAAAATTGAACACCCACCTAAGGTTTGGGTACAAATGTCCACGGCACATATCTATGGTGATCCACCTTCTCAGGTGTGCACAGAATCTTCATCCACAGGGTATGGACTGGCCCCGTTTGTTGGTAAAGCTTGGGAAAAGGCTTTTTTACATGCATTACCAAAGAATATAAGAGGTGTTAGGCTACGTACAAGCTTTGTTATTGGTAGAAATGGTGGTGCATTAAAAAGTCTAAAGCAGATTGCCAAGTTGGGATTAGGAGGGAAAGTTGGAACTGGCAGGCAGGGGATGAGTTGGATTCATGAGTATGATATGAACGAATTGATTTACCAATCAATTTCTAATGAGAAATATACAGGAATGTATATCGCAAGTGCTCCAAACCCAGTGTCCAATACTGAATTTATGAAGCTATTGCGGAAAAAGTTAGGCCTGTCAATCGGATTATCAGCACCTGAATTTATGGTTAGGCTTGGAGCGAAATTGATTTTCAAAACAGATCCCGAACTCGCCCTTTATGGGAGGTATGTCAAATCAGAAAAACTTCAATCCGAAGGTTTTATTTTTAAATTTCCAGAACTAGAAAAAGCACTAAACGACTTGTTGTAA
- a CDS encoding 1-acyl-sn-glycerol-3-phosphate acyltransferase, with protein MTDDYIKHQYEPILPKKDEWPVVKLSKSRKEFIQQVVESSVDNIKGLTGNQLQALKEELEITLFRERMRIKQNPWVVDPDDEKDFWAAVKTSLLEMDADQQIDDEKKKQQYFEVLTRITRRYAEEIASNFKHSHYKMTRRIVSFGFSRLLNTSRVKGFRSIFSNQYRLQDKIQIIGETDQLRDLASKGTIVMVPTHFSNLDSILIGWTISTLGLPPFIYGAGLNLFNIQIFAYFMNALGAYKVDRRKKNQVYLETLKTYSREAIQFGCHSLFFPGGTRSRSGSIESKLKLGLLSTAIEAQRANFQTENKEFGKVFIVPVTINYHFVLEAPSLIKEHLNHTGQERYYSESDEFSTSYKISKFLVKFFTKGSDISVSIGKAMDIMGNYVDSEGKSRDAHGRSIDCKDYFMVDGKVNVDLQREEEYSKKLGKRIVEEFHKINRVFSSHLVAYTAFRLLKKENNKLDLFSLLRLPEEDLYLPYETFKEACGQVLARIHQLREEGAVHMAPHLNVGLEEIIQHGLQNVGMYHAKRPLKRNEEGNIVTEDIRLLYYYHNRLDGYELEKII; from the coding sequence TTGACCGACGACTATATCAAACACCAGTATGAGCCAATCCTTCCCAAGAAGGATGAATGGCCTGTGGTAAAGCTAAGTAAGAGCCGTAAAGAATTTATTCAACAGGTGGTGGAGTCGAGTGTTGACAATATTAAAGGGCTTACTGGCAATCAGTTACAGGCGCTTAAGGAGGAGTTGGAAATCACCCTCTTTAGAGAGAGAATGCGGATCAAACAAAATCCATGGGTGGTTGACCCTGATGATGAGAAGGACTTTTGGGCCGCTGTTAAAACATCACTATTGGAAATGGATGCGGACCAGCAAATAGATGATGAAAAAAAGAAACAACAATACTTTGAAGTTTTAACAAGAATTACCCGAAGGTATGCTGAGGAAATAGCGAGTAATTTTAAACACAGTCATTACAAGATGACACGAAGGATTGTATCCTTTGGCTTTTCTCGATTGCTAAATACTTCTAGGGTTAAAGGATTCAGGTCTATTTTCAGTAACCAATACAGGCTTCAGGATAAAATTCAAATTATTGGTGAAACCGATCAGTTAAGGGATTTGGCCTCCAAAGGAACCATCGTGATGGTGCCAACTCATTTTAGTAATTTGGACAGTATACTGATAGGCTGGACCATAAGTACTTTGGGTTTACCCCCTTTTATTTATGGGGCAGGACTAAACCTATTTAATATTCAGATTTTCGCTTATTTTATGAATGCCTTGGGTGCTTATAAAGTGGACAGGCGAAAAAAAAATCAGGTTTATTTAGAAACACTAAAGACCTACTCCAGAGAAGCTATTCAGTTTGGTTGCCACAGCCTTTTTTTCCCGGGAGGTACACGTTCCCGAAGTGGAAGCATAGAGTCCAAGCTAAAACTTGGCTTGTTAAGTACAGCCATTGAAGCACAAAGGGCCAATTTTCAAACTGAAAATAAGGAATTTGGTAAGGTGTTTATCGTTCCGGTAACTATCAATTACCATTTTGTACTCGAAGCACCAAGCCTTATTAAGGAACACTTAAACCATACCGGACAAGAACGCTATTACAGTGAGTCTGACGAATTCTCTACTTCTTATAAAATCTCAAAATTTTTAGTGAAATTTTTCACTAAAGGGTCTGACATTTCTGTGTCCATTGGCAAGGCCATGGATATCATGGGTAATTATGTGGACTCAGAAGGGAAAAGTAGGGATGCCCATGGGAGAAGCATTGATTGCAAGGATTACTTTATGGTAGATGGCAAAGTAAATGTAGATTTGCAGCGAGAAGAGGAATACAGTAAAAAGTTGGGCAAAAGAATCGTGGAGGAGTTCCACAAAATTAATAGAGTATTTAGCAGTCACCTGGTTGCTTATACAGCGTTCAGGTTACTCAAAAAGGAGAACAATAAATTGGATCTTTTTAGCTTGCTTAGACTTCCAGAAGAGGATCTTTACTTGCCTTATGAAACCTTCAAAGAAGCCTGTGGGCAGGTTTTGGCTAGGATTCATCAACTAAGAGAGGAAGGAGCTGTCCATATGGCCCCACACCTGAATGTGGGGCTTGAGGAGATCATACAACATGGCCTGCAAAATGTAGGGATGTACCATGCCAAAAGACCGCTCAAAAGAAATGAGGAAGGAAATATCGTTACCGAAGACATAAGATTATTGTATTATTATCATAACAGACTTGATGGATATGAATTGGAGAAAATCATCTGA